One Neodiprion pinetum isolate iyNeoPine1 chromosome 1, iyNeoPine1.2, whole genome shotgun sequence genomic window carries:
- the LOC124224696 gene encoding sentrin-specific protease 8, with protein sequence MSKKTDKSNSIVLSYRDSLLRETDVQLLQGPHWINDAVIGFYFEYLGEKMHEQSEGLLFVSPELTQLLKLTDPSDYGMLLEPIRAKSRSFIFFPLNNCDDKESPGGTHWSLLVYSKLERICFHFDSSKGMNSQVARNFATSIADYFGIKRLGSYLEVDTPQQSNGYDCGLYVLCTTELVAIHAVSKSQVKGCDFLGLEALVNGKRKHLIKLINYLRNDES encoded by the coding sequence ATGTCTAAGAAAACTGACAAGAGTAACAGCATTGTCTTGAGCTATCGAGACAGCTTGCTAAGAGAGACTGACGTGCAGCTCCTGCAAGGGCCACATTGGATTAATGATGCAGTTATTGGATTTTACTTTGAATACCTGGGTGAGAAAATGCATGAGCAGTCCGAAGGTTTATTATTCGTTAGCCCAGAATTAACTCAACTGCTGAAACTCACAGACCCCTCGGATTATGGCATGCTGTTAGAACCCATTAGAGCAAAGTCAAGATCATTCATATTCTTTCCATTAAATAACTGCGACGATAAGGAAAGTCCTGGTGGCACCCATTGGAGCCTACTTGTATATTCTAAGCTGGAAAGGATATGCTTTCACTTTGACTCATCTAAAGGTATGAACAGTCAAGTTGCAAGAAATTTTGCAACAAGTATTGCAGACTACTTTGGCATAAAGAGATTGGGATCATACCTTGAAGTTGATACACCACAGCAAAGTAATGGCTATGACTGTGGACTATATGTTTTATGCACTACGGAGTTAGTTGCCATTCACGCAGTCTCAAAGTCACAAGTTAAAGGATGTGACTTTTTAGGCCTTGAAGCATTGGTTAATGGAAAGCGGAAACACTTGATAAAACTGATTAATTATTTGAGAAACGACGAATCATAG